In Mycobacterium sp. 050128, one genomic interval encodes:
- a CDS encoding DUF2127 domain-containing protein — MRKDRGINRWELVTCALAGHVTYAPEEQGLAERLRGTTGLGEVWRCLRCGEFVVGAPHGRGHAEDAPMIMRGKALRQAIIIRALAVERVFRAVVIALAAYAVWTFRGARGSIQATLDRDLPIFRAAGFKVDQMTLVHELEKALAAKPSTLALLTLMLTAYALVELLEAVGLWLLKRWGEYFAVIATSVFLPLEIHDLAKGITMTRAVTFSINILAVIYLVVSKRLFGVRGGRKAYDEERRGEQLLDVERAAMTT; from the coding sequence ATGCGCAAAGATCGCGGCATCAACCGCTGGGAGTTGGTCACCTGCGCGCTCGCAGGCCATGTGACATACGCGCCCGAGGAGCAGGGACTTGCCGAGCGGCTCCGTGGCACGACCGGACTCGGCGAAGTGTGGCGGTGCCTGCGCTGCGGGGAGTTCGTCGTCGGCGCACCTCATGGCCGGGGCCACGCCGAGGACGCCCCGATGATTATGCGTGGCAAGGCTTTACGGCAGGCCATCATCATTCGCGCCCTCGCGGTCGAGCGAGTGTTCCGGGCGGTGGTGATCGCGCTCGCGGCGTACGCGGTGTGGACGTTCCGCGGCGCACGAGGATCCATCCAGGCCACCCTCGATCGCGACCTGCCGATCTTTCGGGCCGCCGGGTTCAAGGTCGACCAAATGACGCTCGTGCACGAGCTGGAAAAGGCGTTGGCCGCCAAACCTTCCACGTTGGCGCTGCTGACCCTGATGCTGACCGCTTACGCTCTGGTCGAGCTGCTCGAGGCCGTCGGCCTGTGGTTACTCAAGCGCTGGGGCGAATACTTCGCGGTGATCGCCACCTCGGTGTTCTTGCCGTTGGAGATCCATGACCTGGCCAAGGGCATCACGATGACGCGGGCGGTCACCTTCAGCATCAACATCCTGGCGGTGATCTACCTGGTGGTCTCCAAACGCCTGTTCGGCGTGCGCGGTGGTCGCAAAGCCTACGACGAGGAACGACGCGGTGAGCAGCTCCTCGACGTCGAGCGGGCCGCTATGACGACGTGA
- a CDS encoding CGNR zinc finger domain-containing protein has protein sequence MSSWSASQRFKLATAPGGLGLVQDFLNTIDVKRDSSDLLDDATLARDWVSDAVRTWAELRGVPADPPAITDADLPKLRALRAVIAQLVRGEAAAGTGAAAISASFAVSETGEVRLEPAGSGWRWLASALWGEIVLGQRDGTWRRLKSCHHQPCVSTFYDRSKNNSGVWCNAKTCGNVANLRASRARRRERDRAAQDNRLSPAPATGAAGRAPS, from the coding sequence ATGTCTTCATGGTCTGCGTCACAGCGCTTCAAACTCGCGACCGCGCCCGGTGGACTGGGTTTGGTCCAGGATTTCCTCAACACGATCGACGTGAAGCGCGACAGCTCGGATCTACTGGACGACGCCACGCTCGCGCGGGACTGGGTGAGCGACGCGGTACGGACCTGGGCGGAGCTGCGCGGTGTGCCGGCCGACCCGCCTGCCATCACGGACGCGGATCTGCCGAAGCTTCGCGCCTTGCGCGCGGTGATCGCGCAGCTGGTGCGCGGCGAGGCGGCGGCCGGGACGGGCGCAGCGGCGATCTCGGCGTCGTTCGCCGTGTCCGAGACCGGCGAAGTCCGACTGGAACCCGCAGGCAGTGGCTGGCGCTGGCTGGCCTCGGCACTGTGGGGTGAGATCGTGCTGGGCCAACGCGACGGCACCTGGCGGCGGCTCAAGAGTTGCCATCACCAACCGTGCGTGTCGACCTTCTACGACCGCTCGAAGAACAACAGCGGCGTCTGGTGCAACGCGAAGACGTGCGGCAACGTCGCCAACCTGCGGGCCTCACGAGCACGGCGGCGCGAACGCGACCGCGCCGCGCAGGACAACCGACTCAGCCCAGCGCCGGCAACAGGTGCAGCAGGACGCGCGCCGAGCTGA
- a CDS encoding SRPBCC family protein produces MADTDPEGIVSATRVISASAERIFELIAEPSSQPSWDGNNNLASAAPGQRVRAVGDVFKMTLTNGAVRENHVVEFIEGTKIAWRPAEPGKPPPGHLWRWELSGINSTLTNVTHTYDFTALTDPKRLEKAYSTTSEMLRDSMDKLAMLAQRLG; encoded by the coding sequence ATGGCTGATACGGACCCCGAAGGCATTGTGAGCGCCACCCGCGTCATCTCGGCCAGCGCCGAGCGCATCTTCGAATTGATCGCCGAGCCGTCTAGCCAGCCGAGCTGGGACGGCAACAACAACCTCGCCTCGGCGGCTCCCGGGCAGCGCGTCCGCGCGGTCGGTGACGTTTTCAAGATGACGCTGACCAACGGTGCAGTGCGGGAGAACCACGTCGTGGAATTCATCGAAGGCACCAAGATCGCTTGGCGCCCAGCCGAACCCGGAAAGCCGCCGCCCGGTCACCTGTGGCGCTGGGAGCTCAGTGGGATCAACTCCACACTGACCAACGTCACGCACACCTACGACTTCACCGCGCTGACCGACCCGAAGCGGTTGGAGAAGGCGTATTCGACGACGTCGGAGATGCTGCGCGATTCGATGGACAAGCTCGCGATGCTCGCCCAGCGCCTCGGGTAG
- a CDS encoding SDR family oxidoreductase has product MVNIKGSTVVVTGGQRGLGKAIVDEFLRRGAAKVYATARTPKPSTDPRVVSVALDVTKPESVAAFAITAADADIVVNNAGVLGAAKLLDSDIEEVQAVFETNYFGALRVAKAFAPILAENGGGALVNISSVLSWVGGFGGYGDSKAAIWSLSNSLRVELEKQGTLVTSVHLGYTDTEMTTGFDVPKNDPRDVARQIVAGVENGDAEVLADDMTRHYKAALSGPAELLRAD; this is encoded by the coding sequence ATGGTCAACATCAAGGGGTCGACGGTCGTGGTTACCGGCGGACAGCGCGGACTCGGCAAGGCCATCGTGGACGAGTTCCTGCGCCGGGGCGCGGCCAAGGTCTATGCCACGGCGCGCACACCCAAGCCCAGCACCGATCCTCGCGTCGTAAGCGTCGCGCTCGACGTCACGAAGCCGGAATCGGTTGCGGCGTTTGCTATTACGGCAGCCGACGCCGATATCGTCGTCAACAACGCGGGCGTGCTCGGCGCGGCCAAGCTCCTGGACAGCGACATCGAGGAGGTCCAGGCCGTCTTCGAGACCAACTACTTCGGCGCGCTGCGGGTCGCGAAGGCGTTCGCGCCGATCCTCGCCGAAAACGGCGGGGGCGCGCTGGTGAACATCAGCTCGGTGCTGTCCTGGGTGGGCGGCTTCGGCGGCTACGGCGACTCCAAGGCCGCCATCTGGTCGCTGAGCAACTCCTTGCGGGTTGAGCTGGAGAAGCAGGGCACGCTGGTCACCTCGGTACACCTGGGCTACACCGACACCGAAATGACCACCGGGTTCGACGTCCCGAAGAACGACCCGCGGGACGTGGCCCGTCAGATCGTCGCCGGCGTCGAGAACGGTGACGCCGAGGTGCTGGCCGACGACATGACCCGCCACTACAAGGCGGCGCTGTCCGGGCCGGCCGAGTTGCTCCGCGCCGATTGA
- a CDS encoding 5'-methylthioadenosine/adenosylhomocysteine nucleosidase has protein sequence MTIGVICAIPQESDYLRSALSGARREQIAQITFDTGELDAQRVVLAAAGMGKVNTGLVATLLADRFRCHTIIFTGVAGGLNPRLRIGDIVIADRVVQHDFGVIEDEQLAPYQPGHVPFINATERFGYPVEPELFDRVRRSLEGFVLPVLPPAAGGTGTPPRISYGTILTGDQYLHCESTRDRLHDDFGGLAIDMEGGALAQVCEAFGIPWLVIRALSDLAGTDSGADFNQFVEEVAISSARVLLHLLPALG, from the coding sequence GTGACGATCGGCGTCATTTGTGCGATCCCGCAAGAGTCGGATTATCTGCGCAGTGCGCTGTCCGGGGCGCGGCGCGAACAGATCGCGCAGATCACCTTCGATACCGGCGAACTCGATGCGCAGCGGGTCGTCCTGGCCGCGGCCGGCATGGGCAAGGTCAACACCGGTCTGGTGGCGACGCTGCTGGCCGATCGATTCCGTTGCCACACAATCATTTTCACCGGTGTCGCGGGTGGACTGAATCCGCGGTTGCGCATCGGTGACATCGTTATCGCCGACCGGGTGGTACAGCACGACTTCGGGGTCATCGAAGACGAGCAGCTGGCGCCCTACCAGCCCGGGCACGTCCCGTTCATCAACGCGACCGAGCGTTTCGGCTATCCGGTCGAACCCGAACTCTTCGACCGCGTCAGACGCAGTCTCGAGGGATTCGTCCTTCCGGTGTTGCCACCGGCGGCGGGCGGCACCGGCACGCCGCCGCGGATCAGCTACGGCACCATCTTGACCGGCGACCAGTACCTGCATTGCGAGTCCACCCGTGACCGGTTGCACGACGATTTCGGGGGCCTGGCCATCGACATGGAGGGCGGTGCGCTGGCCCAGGTCTGCGAGGCGTTCGGCATCCCCTGGCTGGTGATCCGCGCGCTGTCCGACCTGGCCGGCACCGACTCGGGTGCCGATTTCAACCAGTTCGTCGAGGAGGTCGCGATCAGCTCGGCGCGCGTCCTGCTGCACCTGTTGCCGGCGCTGGGCTGA
- a CDS encoding LysR family transcriptional regulator: MELRQLRYFVAVAEELHFGRAANRIHISGPALSQQIIALERELGVDLFVRDRRSVRLSEAGRTLLPDARRMLALADDAKIRLQRVAAESAPVRLGYVSWLPDDIVTVLGPAGSLRLDEWVLPSHVQADRVAEGSLDLALTWVTAQQARERGLTTCLVYAEPLHAVLPGVSSADPIAARRLTVLLDADESAWSSWNRFAGEFAAATGARVVRIDDGGITGDAFYVHVRRIAAAVLASPKRHTAITPPSLGRRPVADPLPLWTWSLVHRETEDRVGVLQIVESLLRVADSRRWRTPPAEHWWIPSGDPHRSVLDGAEQH; encoded by the coding sequence ATGGAACTGCGGCAGCTGCGCTACTTCGTGGCGGTTGCCGAGGAGTTGCACTTCGGCCGGGCCGCCAATCGGATACACATCTCAGGGCCTGCCCTGTCGCAACAGATCATTGCGCTGGAACGCGAATTGGGGGTCGACCTGTTCGTGCGGGACCGGCGTAGCGTCCGGTTAAGTGAAGCCGGGCGCACCCTGTTGCCGGATGCGCGCCGAATGCTGGCTCTGGCCGACGACGCCAAAATTCGATTGCAGCGGGTGGCCGCCGAGAGCGCTCCGGTGCGGCTCGGTTACGTCAGTTGGTTGCCCGACGACATCGTCACCGTGCTGGGGCCGGCCGGGTCACTGCGACTCGACGAATGGGTGCTGCCGTCACACGTGCAGGCCGATCGCGTGGCAGAGGGCAGCCTTGATCTCGCGCTGACCTGGGTGACCGCGCAGCAGGCCAGGGAGCGTGGACTGACGACATGCTTGGTCTACGCCGAGCCGTTGCACGCGGTGCTTCCCGGTGTGAGCTCAGCGGACCCCATTGCGGCGCGGCGTCTTACGGTTCTGCTCGATGCCGACGAGTCGGCCTGGTCTTCGTGGAATCGCTTCGCCGGGGAGTTCGCGGCGGCAACCGGAGCACGCGTCGTCCGGATCGACGACGGCGGCATCACCGGCGACGCGTTCTACGTCCATGTGCGCCGGATCGCAGCCGCGGTTCTCGCTTCGCCCAAGCGGCACACCGCGATAACGCCACCCAGCCTGGGCCGACGTCCCGTCGCAGACCCACTGCCACTCTGGACGTGGTCACTGGTGCACCGTGAAACCGAGGACCGGGTGGGAGTCTTGCAGATCGTCGAGTCGTTGCTGAGGGTGGCGGACAGCCGACGTTGGCGGACGCCGCCGGCCGAACATTGGTGGATCCCCTCCGGCGACCCCCACAGGAGCGTGCTCGACGGCGCTGAGCAGCATTAA
- a CDS encoding MmgE/PrpD family protein, translating to MDDLARFVVGAKPSDLSAHSRALLKRNVLDSIACAIGSLDGELIPTIREHTGQFSGAASATLVGGGRASVDQAAFFNAVLVRYPDLLDTYLTVGGLCHPADNFGAVLAVAEHVSATGADFLLALAVAYEVQCRFSAQVPVMARGLNHALQLAMSVAAGSAKLLGLDAERTAHAISSAATDNVSLAVVHTEPVSNWKGISPAITAMRAVYTTILAGRGITGPKLLFEGPNGLVQLFDQPIDFNTSDRGLTAVDQTYLKQYCALIHGQAIIDALLAIRTDNKLRGDDVARVTIEVFQTAYDIAGGGAYGDKDHPQTKEQADYNLKYLSAVALLDGGVGPEQLENERVLRPDVQELLARVDVVAAADLTANYPHRTATRVHVRTCDGREFSREESDYEGSPTRPMTWSRVVDKFGWLAEPFCDGALQNDIVAAVGHIDDIAIAELTALLGAVSPVPRRPRSRPRF from the coding sequence GTGGACGATCTTGCCCGATTTGTCGTCGGTGCAAAGCCATCGGATTTGAGCGCACACTCGCGGGCCTTGCTCAAACGTAACGTGCTCGACAGCATCGCCTGTGCGATCGGCTCGCTCGACGGTGAACTGATCCCGACGATCCGCGAGCACACCGGCCAGTTCAGCGGTGCCGCCTCGGCGACACTCGTCGGCGGCGGTCGCGCTTCGGTGGACCAGGCCGCCTTCTTCAACGCCGTGCTGGTGCGCTATCCGGACCTGCTCGACACGTATCTGACCGTGGGCGGCCTGTGTCACCCGGCCGACAACTTCGGTGCGGTGCTGGCGGTGGCCGAGCATGTCAGCGCTACCGGGGCCGACTTCCTGCTCGCCCTCGCGGTCGCCTACGAGGTCCAATGTCGTTTCAGCGCACAGGTTCCGGTGATGGCGCGCGGCCTCAACCACGCGCTGCAGCTGGCGATGTCGGTCGCGGCCGGATCGGCGAAGTTGCTGGGCCTGGACGCCGAGCGCACCGCGCACGCGATCTCCTCCGCCGCGACCGACAACGTCTCGCTGGCCGTGGTCCACACTGAGCCGGTCTCGAACTGGAAGGGCATCTCCCCGGCCATCACCGCCATGCGCGCGGTCTACACGACGATATTGGCCGGCCGTGGGATCACCGGGCCCAAGTTGTTGTTCGAAGGCCCGAACGGACTCGTCCAACTCTTTGATCAGCCAATCGATTTCAACACCTCCGACCGCGGACTGACGGCAGTCGACCAGACCTATCTCAAGCAGTACTGCGCATTGATCCACGGACAGGCCATCATCGACGCGCTCTTGGCGATCCGGACGGACAACAAGCTGCGCGGCGACGACGTCGCGCGGGTGACGATCGAGGTATTTCAGACCGCGTACGACATCGCCGGCGGGGGAGCTTACGGCGACAAGGATCACCCGCAGACCAAGGAACAGGCCGACTACAACCTCAAGTACCTCAGCGCCGTCGCGCTGCTCGACGGGGGAGTGGGCCCCGAACAGCTGGAGAACGAACGTGTTCTGCGCCCCGACGTGCAGGAGCTGTTGGCGCGAGTGGACGTCGTCGCGGCGGCCGACCTGACCGCAAACTATCCGCACCGCACCGCGACGCGGGTGCATGTCCGCACCTGCGACGGGCGGGAATTCAGCCGCGAGGAAAGCGATTACGAGGGATCACCGACCCGGCCGATGACGTGGTCTCGGGTGGTGGACAAGTTCGGATGGCTCGCCGAACCGTTCTGCGATGGCGCGCTACAGAACGACATCGTCGCCGCCGTCGGCCATATCGACGATATCGCCATCGCCGAGCTCACCGCACTGCTCGGCGCGGTGAGCCCGGTACCGCGACGTCCGCGCAGCCGGCCGCGGTTCTGA
- a CDS encoding PaaI family thioesterase — translation MSDEILCMDYRRLESIYGPLAESVRRLIDLSIRTEADPATVAAAKAKIDSAADELSASVRPGTFGVHTMPDGDTVAWGNAVVGLRNAVAPPLVLHHEADGLVWSEFNLGAAYEGPPEHVHGGVSALILDHVLGATAHQPGRPAYTGTLTSRYRRRTALGRPLRAEAHIDRIEGVKTFSVGHIADADGVTVEAEGVFITPKA, via the coding sequence ATGTCTGACGAGATACTCTGCATGGACTACCGCCGGCTGGAATCGATCTACGGCCCGCTGGCCGAATCGGTCCGTCGGCTCATCGATCTCAGCATCCGGACCGAAGCGGACCCCGCGACCGTAGCGGCGGCAAAGGCCAAAATCGACAGTGCCGCAGACGAATTGAGCGCATCGGTGCGACCGGGGACCTTTGGCGTGCACACGATGCCGGACGGCGACACCGTCGCATGGGGCAATGCGGTGGTCGGTCTGCGCAACGCGGTTGCCCCACCGCTGGTGCTGCATCATGAAGCCGACGGACTGGTGTGGTCAGAGTTCAATCTCGGTGCGGCATACGAAGGTCCGCCGGAGCATGTGCACGGCGGGGTGTCTGCCCTGATCCTCGACCACGTGCTGGGGGCGACGGCGCACCAGCCGGGCCGACCTGCCTATACCGGCACCCTGACCTCGCGTTACCGGCGCCGCACGGCGCTCGGCCGTCCGCTGCGGGCCGAAGCACACATCGACCGCATCGAAGGGGTCAAGACGTTCTCCGTCGGTCACATCGCCGACGCGGACGGTGTCACCGTAGAAGCCGAGGGCGTGTTCATCACCCCGAAGGCGTGA